Proteins from one Aspergillus nidulans FGSC A4 chromosome VIII genomic window:
- a CDS encoding MIND complex subunit MTW1 (transcript_id=CADANIAT00001691), with translation MDDLTTSLLTEHFSYTPLSLIDDIINSINNLIYQAISSLESGLLSTPAERLGFAHANNGSTIPDTDEDGNVVYPEAQLEIENGLHQLETLLEATVDKAFDKFEIFVLRNIFRVPEDLMGWIRLKHYECVNWYSLQNISLDPPPDAPTIDTILVLRQKLQETKKLNRALKQESARNEVMIAQLKAILSATQASDAATDTKESGTTSLTKKDLDLSFLTASPAAQQSRVGVATGSNQQHTPLTTKTTFILSQLPALQAMLKELRPKLAALPESGLAKDKEPKSDERRDYIESRIRLHLERSGQLPGNDGNITVGGRRVNISEAQALEAVTSMLTQADRKEE, from the exons ATGGACGACCTTACTACATCCTTGCTCACTGAGCATTTTAGCTATACACCCTTG TCGCTTATAGATGACATTATTAACTCTATCAACAACCTGATTTATCAAGCCATTTCTAGCCTGGAGTCTGGTCTACTGTCGACCCCTGCGGAACGATTGGGATTCGCACATGCTAACAACGGCTCGACCATCCCAGACACCGACGAGGACGGAAATGTTGTTTACCCGGAAGCACAGTTAGAGATTGAGAATGGATTGCATCAGTTGGAGACCCTGCTTGAAGCGACGGTCGACAAGGCATTTGACAAGTTTGAGATTTTCGTGCTGCGCAATATTTTCCGAGTGCCTGAGGATTTGATGGGGTGGATCAGGCTTAAACATTATGAG TGCGTTAACTGGTATTCGCTCCAGAATATATCATTAGATCCCCCGCCCGACGCGCCGACGATTGACACAATTCTCGTTCTACGGCAGAAGCTGCAAGAAACGAAAAAACTAAACCGAGCATTGAAGCAGGAGAGCGCGAGGAACGAAGTAATGATCGCGCAGCTTAAAGCGATCTTGTCAGCGACGCAAGCCTCGGATGCTGCAACGGACACGAAAGAAAGTGGAACCACGTCTCTTACGAAGAAAGATCTGGACTTGTCGTTCTTGACAGCGAGTCCGGCTGCTCAGCAATCACGCGTTGGCGTTGCCACAGGATCGAACCAGCAGCACACACCGTTGACGACCAAAACTACATTCATTTTGTCACAACTTCCTGCTCTGCAAGCGATGCTAAAAGAGCTCCGGCCTAAGCTGGCCGCTTTACCGGAATCGGGCCTGGCGAAAGACAAGGAACCCAAGTCAGATGAGAGACGAGATTACATTGAAAGCAGAATCAGACTACATCTTGAGCGGTCTGGCCAGCTACCTGGTAATGATGGGAACATTACTGTTGGCGGACGCAGAGTGAACATCTCCGAAGCACAGGCACTCGAGGCCGTGACTAGTATGCTTACACAGGCGGATAGAAAGGAGGAGTAG
- a CDS encoding uncharacterized protein (transcript_id=CADANIAT00001692), producing MPQRRHRIDFSLLRRRQNFSSASSSDLSPGIPVLQSPMSFHAMASPEVPEATLKRNKLDRAPVKPSMFFEDMDEEDDGPVTKSTAHDHKDVPAPRTAQKVISGESPPKTQFFEDSFSSGVSFVPPVARIGQDSLVVIEVLVNVSVSRPSQL from the coding sequence ATGCCTCAGAGGCGCCATCGGATCGATTTCTCGCTGCTAAGAAGGCGTCAGAACTTTTCGtcggcctcctcctcagacCTTTCTCCTGGCATTCCGGTCCTCCAGTCGCCAATGTCGTTTCATGCGATGGCGTCACCAGAAGTCCCCGAGGCAACGCTTAAGCGGAATAAGCTGGACAGAGCTCCAGTCAAGCCGTCCATGTTTTTCGAAGAtatggatgaagaggacgatggaCCAGTCACCAAGTCAACGGCCCATGACCACAAGGACGTTCCAGCGCCACGCACGGCACAGAAAGTTATCAGTGGCGAGAGTCCACCAAAGACCCAATTCTTTGAAGATTCATTCAGCTCCGGTGTCTCCTTTGTACCGCCGGTTGCACGAATAGGGCAGGATTCTCTTGTCGTGATTGAAGTCTTGGTAAACGTCAGCGTAAGTCGGCCAAGTCAACTATGA
- a CDS encoding MIF domain protein (transcript_id=CADANIAT00001693), whose protein sequence is MAQIYQRSESFMFVSMQVIPSLRFGNSTVPAYSMKVFALPYLIAPITNLRSTILIQAALHDILHIQPSRGIILYIPVAEENMATNNTTMMGEVARLQSDTHGCGRESGIFKSLSRSLSRRKKSSSGASAPLSVATTSSWAARSDVHEAKPAAISESEGTNTSADEGSVRPRQSRTLRLFGSRRLTEPSEHSNAGSGIGC, encoded by the coding sequence ATGGCGCAAATCTACCAGAGATCCGAGTCTTTCATGTTCGTCAGCATGCAAGTGATCCCGTCGCTGCGATTCGGCAACTCGACAGTGCCAGCATACTCCATGAAAGTCTTCGCGCTGCCGTATCTCATTGCCCCGATCACGAACCTCCGCAGCACCATACTCATTCAAGCGGCGCTTCACGACATTCTACATATCCAACCCTCCCGGGGAATCATCCTGTATATTCCAGTTGCAGAAGAGAACATGGCGACCAACAATACTACTATGATGGGTGAGGTAGCCCGTTTACAAAGCGATACTCATGGCTGTGGCCGGGAGTCTGGAATCTTCAAGTCTCTTTCTCGATCCCTGAGTAGGAGGAAGAAGTCCAGCAGCGGTGCGAGTGCGCCTCTGTCTGTCGCCACAACATCTTCATGGGCCGCTCGAAGCGATGTGCATGAAGCAAAACCAGCCGCGATTTCAGAGTCTGAAGGTACCAATACATCCGCCGATGAAGGCTCTGTGAGACCTAGACAATCTAGGACGCTGCGGCTTTTCGGTTCCCGCCGGTTGACTGAGCCCTCGGAGCATTCCAACGCGGGCTCGGGAATAGGATGTTGA